From Coffea arabica cultivar ET-39 chromosome 2e, Coffea Arabica ET-39 HiFi, whole genome shotgun sequence, the proteins below share one genomic window:
- the LOC113722755 gene encoding flavanone 3-dioxygenase 3-like: protein MEDKRESSAAPTSFTSVLKLSQMGAAASVPKRYVLPPSQRPNLGLCPNPAIVSPIIDLSSLHHPIHGLRIKEEVRLACKDSGFFQVINHGIPLSVMNDALDAATDFFELPHEEKMSLASANIREPVRYGTSLNHVEDRVLFWRDFIKHYSHPISTWIDQWPSNPKTYKEKMGNYTQAVHALHRKLMGVVFENLGLSPKYLHEGIDEGSQVMAVNCYPTCPEPDLVLGMPPHSDYGYMTIILQNHQGLEIMSHDKKWYQVPVRKGALVIQIGDQMEIISNGLCKSLVHRATVNSDTDRISIASLHSLALERKVGPAPLLVDDQHPLSYAEGSFSGFLDFISNNDIMEVRYIDALKKNP from the exons ATGGAAGACAAACGAGAGAGTTCTGCTGCTCCCACTTCATTCACTAGCGTCTTGAAACTCTCCCAAATGGGGGCTGCTGCTTCTGTTCCCAAACGCTATGTTCTTCCTCCATCGCAGCGCCCTAATCTTGGCCTTTGTCCAAATCCTGCCATCGTCTCGCCCATTATAGACCTGTCCTCGTTACACCATCCAATTCATGGGCTTCGAATCAAGGAGGAAGTACGCCTGGCATGCAAGGACTCAGGATTTTTCCAG GTCATTAATCATGGGATACCTCTTTCAGTCATGAATGATGCCCTAGACGCTGCAACTGACTTCTTTGAGTTGCCACACGAAGAGAAGATGTCACTTGCATCAGCCAATATCCGCGAACCTGTTAGATATGGAACCAGTCTGAATCATGTTGAGGATAGGGTTCTCTTTTGGAGAGACTTCATCAAACATTACTCTCATCCGATTTCAACTTGGATCGACCAATGGCCATCAAATCCAAAAACCTACAA GGAAAAAATGGGAAACTATACGCAAGCCGTGCATGCATTGCATAGAAAGTTGATGGGAGTTGTATTTGAGAACTTAGGGCTAAGCCCTAAGTACTTACATGAGGGCATTGATGAAGGATCCCAAGTCATGGCTGTGAACTGCTATCCTACATGTCCTGAACCAGATCTCGTACTAGGCATGCCACCACACTCGGACTACGGTTATATGACTATAATACTTCAAAATCATCAGGGACTAGAAATCATGAGCCATGACAAGAAATGGTATCAAGTTCCAGTCAGGAAAGGAGCCCTGGTGATTCAGATAGGAGATCAAATGGAAATAATCAGCAATGGTCTATGTAAGAGCCTTGTCCACCGCGCTACGGTTAACTCGGACACTGATCGTATTTCCATTGCGAGCCTTCATAGTTTAGCCTTAGAGAGGAAGGTAGGACCTGCCCCGCTGCTTGTGGATGATCAACATCCTTTGTCCTACGCAGAAGGGAGCTTCAGTGGTTTTCTTGACTTCATTTCAAATAATGACATCATGGAAGTGAGGTATATAGACGCTCTGAAGAAGAATCCATGA